The nucleotide window AGTGTTGTCCATATTCATGTACATCTtgattataatttatatgtaatataattagAGTACGCGAAAGACCCAAAAAGAGTAACGGCAATACAATGAACATAGCACGTTTATAGTCTGCAGGGGTCTTTGGCGGTCGCGATACGGCACCCATTGCGAAAACAAATAATCCAATGCCAATGTCCATAAGTCCAGCACCATAACGTCGtgtttttcgaaaatctttcgGAAAGCAAGTAAAATCAACTGCCAATATACAAATCGCTGTAAGCAAATTTATAATTGCACGAACTAAAGTCAAAATGTATGATCGGCCACCGCCCAAATTGTAACAATAATTTTGaggtgtttttgttttataattgtgATATAATGTTACCAAAACATAAAGACCGAAAACTATGAGCACATAACCAATATACTTATTTAGCACATTTACAAATAACACTGTAGGTATTACAATTATTACAAATTCGATTATAAACTTCCCGAAAACCCCGCCAGACTTTTTCTTGTCCCACTCTTGGCCGGCAATGCGCGCAATCGCAATGAAAAATACAACCGGCATAATCGTACATAGAATGAATATTACATTGTAAAATGTTTCCCAATAtggtatttcatatttttcagtGAGTTGTTTAATTAATGTTGAATCCATATTGATTTCGTTGTgtatcatatttaaaaaatgttgtttcttCGAACAAAGGCACTGTGGTTCTGGCGCGTCAATAGCGCAGAACTCAGTGCCTGCTCTTTCGATTCGTGCCATTTTGTTTAGTGATAATAAACTGTTAGCTTACTTCGATCGATTTTCACacgaacaattttgttgttattgtagaaCCGTATACAAACAATTCGTATTTACATGTTTTATTAAAGTTGATGatattaaacaacaaatttgcaATAAGAAGTAGACCGGTTCAACAGCTCAAACCTCCCATTtcctaaatgtaaataaatacagcTGATGAGCAGTATGTAACAAAATAATTCGCTGATAATACAACACAGTCTGTGGTGATTTTCACAGTATCGTGGTAAAATTGTCTTtgcatttgtaaaaatgttatattcatatatatttcttcaatttgcttgctAGTTGTATTAAACGGTGAGGCAtgattgtaaaaataattaatatgttaatattgggttttaataattaattgaaaactagccacatacatataccagTTCGCACACCTCACTTGTGTATAAATAATTAGGCACAGAGGGAGCATCGTTTAACAACACTGGTCAGGTATTGCCAGACACGTAGGACTCTACTGTGACCTAGGATTATATGCTCGGtaataccaaaattttaaattaacagaATTTCGTTTTCAGtcaaatttatgaatttatgtcaatttttattttttacttttaaatcaCTTGTTTATTTTGTCTTGATCTTTATTTAcaatacaatctccgaagaaattatgcCGATCGGAACCACTACAGCATACAGTTGCTATACAAACTAACCTCTAGAAATCGCGTCCTTTATGCAACTTTTTTGTTAAacgatataagtacatacataccttcaaaatcaagtttgaaattgattattttgtatttgtgaagggtattataggtttggtgcaaccgaagttaacgttttttcttgtttaagtCTATCTGAAAAGCACATTGCAAAGTCAAaccatacatttgtatgtacatacatatgtacttgtgaGAACTCATACATCCATTTAAAAGTgtcatttagttttattaaaattttgaacaaagttAAGCATTTTGGAAATGTTCCAGTTATTGTGTATAAAATAGTGCAAATATGTcttcctaaaagtatgcaaaatgCTAGAAAACCACTCAACTATGCAAAAAATGTAAGTTACTaacaaaattatgttaaaaataataattaatcctaagactaatataattttaacaattttgtctttatatcaaatattttagcTTATTCAGTTTAACTTTATGATAaaccaaattaataaaatatgcaaaatttttacaattactTAGTATACtaacatcaaaatatttatcttttcgtACGaggaaatgaaatattttgatttaatatcCGATATAGTGCTAACATTTTACATACTtccaatttatacaaaaattaacaattatatatatatacgtattttGAAATGATGTAATAGGGAAACTATACCAGTTGCAAAAAGtaaagaattaaataacataaaGAAAGCAAATCTACTATCCAGTACCATGGGATTTGTAATAACATTGAGGCGTGCACATAAAATAGTtaatacgaaaaataaaaatccattcTTATTTATTGCCTCTACAATCATAGGCAAAAGGTCTCTATAACGTGGTATATCCGAAGTTTTCAATACTGTTCCATAATATATCTCATAATAAGTGTCGTTTTTATCTAAAAACCACAATGTATTTATAACTAAATGAAAAACAACTATGGATACAAAGGTCATAGTTAGTGTCATTGCTAAAATCCATAAGACATATCCAGCATTACAGGTTATATGTGAAATGGATATTGTGAAGGCGCAGCTAAACACCAATATCCAAAGTGTCACACAAGTTATGCCAATTACTTTTACTTTGTATATAAGGTCATAGTAGGATAAAATGATATCTTGCACACGAAGACAACGACCAATGTAAACGGATATAAAGTAAAGTGCTACAAAACCGGGAAGTGATAGCAAGCCTTCACGGTTCTGACTGTACAGATTGTCACGTATATAATCTTCATCCAAAACAACATTATTGAAGAAAACTCGTAGAGCACACTGATGTAGAATCAAAAGCACtgcaaagtaaatattttaatagtacatattttgttagattattttaaatacatatgtatgtatgtatgtatattaaatcaCATAACTTTCTAAACTTACCCCCTCCGACATAGAGCTGTTTAGTGCGTGACTTAAACACAGTACAGTAAAAAGCGCCAATACATTTTGTCAGTGCCAACGTAACGAATACATTCCAATGCTTGCCATATACATTTTCATCATGgctatatataacatatttcgAACCGACATACTCGCCTAACCACAAAAGCAGTAGCGCCGTTAAAGTGCGTCTGATTccatatattttattcttatttcgCTCAACGGTCGCCAttgtaaaaacataaaatccCGCTAGCGCATCTTTTAAGCCAACACCTTGGCCATGcgacatttgaaaatattttggaaaacattGAAAATCCTCGGCTAATATACAAAGCGCTGTTATCAAGTAGATTGTAGCACGATTTAATGTCAAAATGAAGGGTCGGCGACCACCCGTAATGTACCAGCGTTGTTGTGCCTTGGTTTTATAAATCCTAAACAATGCGTATATTACAGAAATAGCGAACACGATAATCACAGCATAAATATAACGATGTAGCACAATTACAAATAACACTGTAGGCGCAATAATGAATAGGAGCTCGTAGAAGTATCGCTTAAAGGAATCGGGGTGAAATATATGCGACATTTTCTGATTAAAGACTCGCGTAATcgcaaagaaaaatataacgGCCAGCAGGGACTCTAATATAAACCCCACGTGGTATAGTATTTCCCAAGATTCAGCATGTAATGCAGTTATATTTGGCGCGGGTGAATAGTAGTCCTCAAACGGAAGAATTTCGGCTTCCTCACTCCATACTGGAACTATAATTTCATCATCATCCCCATAGTCCATGATTTCTGCTTATTTTTTCAATCCGCTTCCTATTATACGGTGATATCTAACTGTTCCATCACATTTCTATCACATATTTATGTCTTGCTTTTCGCACTGCTTACagaatttaaatatgaaaacataATGTGTAAAAAAAGCAACTACcgatttgtaaaaacaaaaatagtgtTACCTTaactataataaattaaaaaaataattttattataatgatAATGAGTcggataaaattttcagcttaaaaaaattaaattacaaaagaatataaaaagaattatATTACTTTAccacttaaattttattcaagatCACAATTACTTAACTTTGAAAATACTGCATAAATAGACCTCTACAGCTCTTCTTTCGGCTGCAAAATCTGTTCGCCCGCACTATGAGTGTTTGGATGCTTGTTATTTTGCTGCGTCTGAAATTTCTGGTACTCATTATGTGTATATACTAGATCGGCGGCTTTTGCCACAAGTCGTGTGAATTCTTTTATATCAAAACgataatttgtaaattttgcatGGGCTCCACCCTGCGGATGATGACCTTCATCTTGCGGATAGAGTAGTTCTTCACGTTCCCATGTAATGTAATTAACGCCACGCAGGCGCGCCAAATCTTTATAACAATTAGGGTCTTCACAATTATAAAGCTCGAAAATTGTAGCCCAATTCGGCAAGAAAAGCAGGTGGGTTAATCCAGCACCATGCATGCCTATAAGTATATCTGTGTTCCGCGTTATAGCCAATTGCTGACTGAAGGAGAGACCCCtgaaaatataaatgcataatTAGATAATGCCTTAATTaataatgtttataaaaaaccttTCAAACGAAATACGTTGCACGTGATAGCTGCTGTTCGCACCGATTTCTTCGAGCAACTGATCCTCATTTAAAACTTGCCTATACTTTGTGCGACGTGATAAGAATGTAATACGTAATTTAGTTTGTGGTCTAGGTGGACGGAAAGGTATTTGTAAGCGATGTAAAATGAATTCGGAAAAGGCACGAAATAAACCACTACCTTGACAGCCATGAATCTGAAAGAATTTTTGCCAGTTGTAGTACAAAAAAAAGAGTAAATTATAACAAACAGTATCAACTTACCAGCGGCGTATTATAAAACAAGCCAAATATCATACGTGGTAAAAGAGGCAACACCACATTCCGAAAACATACACGTTTTCCTTTAAAATCATTTAATGTCCATATTGGATTGTCGGAAAATGCCTTAAATGTCTCAGCAAATGGCGAATCGTAGGGGTATGTTTCCCAAATCAAAATGCGAGAGTCTGTATGAAACGCTAGCGGGTGTGATTGATTTACGAAAAGCGATGcgtacaaattgaaaaaatcgcaGAAATGatgatacatattatatgtagcaTCGATTTTCAGAATAAATGTGGGCGTATCAATGACTAAATCACACGCACCACTTGTCATTAGTGACGTGGGTAGTTCCCCGAAATTTCGCAATTCCGGCGCCCAAGACTGCAGTGCCCCCATATGGTCCAATTCGGCCTCTAAACGTGTACGATTGAACTGGCAATGTCCTAACAACTGGTGTGGTTTCAGCACATCCATATGATATCGTATTAATTCCTTTCGTTGCGCTAAGTCGCGAAAGTCAAAGAGCAAATTGCGTCCGCGACAAAAGCGCAGATATTTGCTACATTCTAGCGAGGAATCGGTGATGTAATGTGGCTCACATATAAGTGACAATTCGTTGATTTGATTTTGTATATAACCAAAATCGGCTTGATTGTAGAATGTATTCACTTGTGCAGTTTTGCTTTGCACCCAACCGTGGTGTTCGCCCGGACAAGTGGGCGTCTGAAAACGTTTATTCGCATCACAGTCAAGTTCATGACCCCAACATGCGGTTAGGGTGTCCAATGTGGATATAAATTCGTCATTTAAGCTATTCGTGGAGGCGTTACTACGAATTATGCGTAGACAATCTTCATTTTTGACACAATGTTCACGTACTTGCGGGAAGGTATTAAGGTAGCGTATTAAATGCTCTGCTGGTAAATTTGGCAGAGGTATTGGTGTATGCTGCATAGATCCGGGTGTAAAATCGGCATTTACACACGAATACGTGAGTTGACTTAGAAGCTTGAGTATTATAAGATAATTGAGATACATTTTTCACagctttttttatataactttccTATTTAAGTACATTCGTAGAAATTGCAGCGACTTGTTTGCCACGCCAACTTTTACTATTGCTTTAAATTGTAGTTGCAGCAAAGCATTGTTTATTTAAGACGGTACATGATCCATACAGGTGAATGTCAATTCGCCAAGGTTACTGTGCATAAAAAGCCGGTTTCCTTGACCAGCTGTTGCATATAACAAATTCCCTGCTGCTGACTTCACCGCCAGCTGTTCTTTATGCTTTCTCAAAAGAATTGCACTGTGTATAgttgaatttttcactttaaaatgCAAGTAAGCAATTTGCCACTAGGCTCTCACCATCTTTCAGCTTAGATCTTCTTGGTGTTACTGTCAATCAAACTAAACTACTGAGTGCATAGAGCATATCCGATTTAGTGGAGCTGACGAACAACATCACCTTTAACGTGAAAACAGGTTTCTTATAcaattgtttttatgttttttttttttttgctgtctgTGAATTTTGCGTCGCTTTATTAGTTAAATTCGTCTAGTTGCTGAatcgtgtttgtttttgtttctgtagcaaACATGCATGAAGCACAAATGCGTACAATTTGTTATTGTATCGTTTGTTTACATCGAAAAAGATGAAAAACTTCGAAATCGAAAATATGCAGATAAAATTGGCGTTGCCATCCATTGCGTAAAAACGGCATTTgtcgaaaattggaaaatctAACTTCACCACCAATTTGAAATAGTGTTGCAATCGAAAATTTTCgcgcaaagaaaataaatttaaaatgttacgTTGCAACATTTTTGCTAACCCGTGCAACAAAGTtctttttggaataaaaaatagaGTATCATTGAGCTGAAATCTTTATTAGTCTCTTCAGctggtaaaaaatttaatatttatttgaagtgTATTGAAAacgcttttattttgtttttaaattcttgGATTTTGCAGTCTTGGATGTATACGTAAAACACGTCAAAAAAACTATCTTTTCGCCAGACAATGAAAGGATacattttgacacaatttgacaaaaacttaaaattttactatCATTCActtaatacataaatacttaacgtctaaattaaattcgaaaacatttacaaatcgATAATGGTCACATTATTTATCAGATAAGAAAATAGTGccataataaacataaacaccGTTAACATACAAAAAGCTTCGTTTTCATTACGATTTAGCGGCTCCAAAAAGTTCTTTATACTACACGCTACCAAATAACCCGCTATATAACAAAGTACACCGTTCTTATTTATAATCGTCACAAACTCAGGCATTACATGTAACTCTCTAACACTATTATTTGCGTCGTTGTACTCGAGTGCCttgaaaataaaactgaaaaccaGCATATGTATTAAGGTCATAGTGCAGCCGACGGCTAATATCCAGGCCACATAGCCGGTATTGCAGGTAACGCGTGATATGGAGGTGGTAAATATGCAAAGCAGTGTCAAGAGCCAGAAGGATAGGCATGCCTCAAGTATTGTTAAAAGTTTGTTCCGAAACATCTCGGCGGGTAAACGTTTAACTCGCGTACGCATTTTGTCACCAATGCCAACCGATATCAAATAAAGTGCCAGAAATCCAGGAACTGCCAGATACACCTCCTTTAGTGCGCCAATAAAATAGAACCGTTTAATTTCTGGATCCAGTATGTATTCAGCGGTGAATATTTGTAGAATGACTTCGTGAACGAACAAGATAGCTGTAAAAGACATGACAAATTAATGTTTAGTATcaattttttggaatataatgtaattaaataccaattttttataatataacatataataatatagtaTGGAGTTATCTCAAAatcactaaaacaaaaaaagtcagcTCTAGTGCAGTTCAAATAATCAAAAGTTCTCTAATGTTTAGCACCGTATTTGCCGGGATACGATCAGTGATCGAGACAGTGGAGGGAATCGGAGAACGAGGACTCTTCTTCTCTGGTCAGAAGTACTCATAGCGGCCCGGTGATCTGCAAcaattcttttcaaattttttcttcaacaatTGTTGGCTGATCCTACATCCTATCCGGGCGCCAGTTTTTCGCTGTTTAAACTCTACTAACTACCTCAGAGATATACATTTCTTATCAGCAAGTTAGAAGCGATTTATATTTGTTCTTTCAGCACTGGATCAATGATCTGTAACTTACCTAAACCCAACTGTATGCGCCGCCTTTGTGACGTCACATATTCACAAATAATCGAGCCAATTATTACCACAATCGCAAATAGAAAATAGTAATTTGCATGCAATCTTATTGGATTCTTATCATTTTCTGCATTTAACAGTATGACTAGCATACGCACAAAAGAGAGAAAGAGCATCGGCAAAAAGAAACTTGGAGCAGCGGTCATTGGAGACCGTCCAACGCTAGTACGCTTAACGGTTGCCAAAGCAAATAGATACAATCCAACGTCTATATCCAAAAATCCTACGCCATACCTATAGGTTTCTCTGAAATATTCTGGTATTTCTAAGAAACGCGGTGCCCCCATACCCAATATGGCAATAACATAAACTATGGAGCGATTCAGTGCATAGGCAAATGGTCGACAACTACCCGTCACATACTGGCGTCTTGGCGATTTCGTTATGTAAGTGATCAGTAGTAATATCAACAAAACGACACTACAAATTATCGCCACAAGTCCGGATTGTTCGTGAAACTTCAACGAAATCAACAAAGTTGGTATTACGATCACCACAAACTCAATGACATATCGCACAAATCTTGAGGCACCGGCACGATCAGTAAGCAGTTGGCCAATAATTTGTGCCACTGCCGTGAGACATATCATTGGTATAATTACGTAGAACACACGAAATACATTGTATAATAAGTCCGTGCcgtgtttaatttttgaatcaaaGTAATCTGCTCCAAACCACTGCTCAAAAATACTTGTGATAttcattgttgctgctgcttcgcTCAATGATAGTTCGTTACTGGCTTAGTACATGTACATAGAACTCATTGCTTCCATCAAGTGGTACGGTTAGCATACTTAACAGTTAAGATTTATGCGTTTGGCCGAGTTTCTTCGACTATTTGTTGGTATAAGCTCTTATAATTTCTGCGTGGATAGTATGAGCTGCGAAAGAAGCGCTAGGAGTATTTGATGAGAAGATATTTGT belongs to Bactrocera dorsalis isolate Fly_Bdor chromosome 1, ASM2337382v1, whole genome shotgun sequence and includes:
- the LOC105225105 gene encoding uncharacterized protein LOC105225105, giving the protein MNITSIFEQWFGADYFDSKIKHGTDLLYNVFRVFYVIIPMICLTAVAQIIGQLLTDRAGASRFVRYVIEFVVIVIPTLLISLKFHEQSGLVAIICSVVLLILLLITYITKSPRRQYVTGSCRPFAYALNRSIVYVIAILGMGAPRFLEIPEYFRETYRYGVGFLDIDVGLYLFALATVKRTSVGRSPMTAAPSFFLPMLFLSFVRMLVILLNAENDKNPIRLHANYYFLFAIVVIIGSIICEYVTSQRRRIQLGLAILFVHEVILQIFTAEYILDPEIKRFYFIGALKEVYLAVPGFLALYLISVGIGDKMRTRVKRLPAEMFRNKLLTILEACLSFWLLTLLCIFTTSISRVTCNTGYVAWILAVGCTMTLIHMLVFSFIFKALEYNDANNSVRELHVMPEFVTIINKNGVLCYIAGYLVACSIKNFLEPLNRNENEAFCMLTVFMFIMALFSYLINNVTIIDL
- the LOC125776238 gene encoding uncharacterized protein LOC125776238, with product MDYGDDDEIIVPVWSEEAEILPFEDYYSPAPNITALHAESWEILYHVGFILESLLAVIFFFAITRVFNQKMSHIFHPDSFKRYFYELLFIIAPTVLFVIVLHRYIYAVIIVFAISVIYALFRIYKTKAQQRWYITGGRRPFILTLNRATIYLITALCILAEDFQCFPKYFQMSHGQGVGLKDALAGFYVFTMATVERNKNKIYGIRRTLTALLLLWLGEYVGSKYVIYSHDENVYGKHWNVFVTLALTKCIGAFYCTVFKSRTKQLYVGGVLLILHQCALRVFFNNVVLDEDYIRDNLYSQNREGLLSLPGFVALYFISVYIGRCLRVQDIILSYYDLIYKVKVIGITCVTLWILVFSCAFTISISHITCNAGYVLWILAMTLTMTFVSIVVFHLVINTLWFLDKNDTYYEIYYGTVLKTSDIPRYRDLLPMIVEAINKNGFLFFVLTILCARLNVITNPMVLDSRFAFFMLFNSLLFATGIVSLLHHFKIRIYI
- the LOC105225106 gene encoding EGF domain-specific O-linked N-acetylglucosamine transferase gives rise to the protein MYLNYLIILKLLSQLTYSCVNADFTPGSMQHTPIPLPNLPAEHLIRYLNTFPQVREHCVKNEDCLRIIRSNASTNSLNDEFISTLDTLTACWGHELDCDANKRFQTPTCPGEHHGWVQSKTAQVNTFYNQADFGYIQNQINELSLICEPHYITDSSLECSKYLRFCRGRNLLFDFRDLAQRKELIRYHMDVLKPHQLLGHCQFNRTRLEAELDHMGALQSWAPELRNFGELPTSLMTSGACDLVIDTPTFILKIDATYNMYHHFCDFFNLYASLFVNQSHPLAFHTDSRILIWETYPYDSPFAETFKAFSDNPIWTLNDFKGKRVCFRNVVLPLLPRMIFGLFYNTPLIHGCQGSGLFRAFSEFILHRLQIPFRPPRPQTKLRITFLSRRTKYRQVLNEDQLLEEIGANSSYHVQRISFERGLSFSQQLAITRNTDILIGMHGAGLTHLLFLPNWATIFELYNCEDPNCYKDLARLRGVNYITWEREELLYPQDEGHHPQGGAHAKFTNYRFDIKEFTRLVAKAADLVYTHNEYQKFQTQQNNKHPNTHSAGEQILQPKEEL